The genomic DNA GCATCAGGAGGACCCTTTCTTCATTACCCTCAAGACCGCCTGGCAGCCATAACGCCGGATGAGGCTCTCAAGCACCCCACCTGGCAAATGGGGCGCAAAGTGACTATTGATTCTGCCACCATGATGAACAAAGGGATGGAGATCATCGAGGCCCATTGGCTTTTCGATCTGCCGATGCAGCGCATCAATGTGTTGATTCATCCTGAGAGCATAGTACACTCGATGGTGGAATTCGCTGATGGCTCGGTTAAGGCGCAATTGAGTCAGCCAGATATGCGTCTGCCTATCCAGTATGCTATGTCTTATCCCGAAAGGTTATTCAACTCTCAACTCCCCAGGATGAATTGGGGCAAACCGATTTCTCTCCACTTCGAGCAGCCAGACACAGTCAAATTTCCCTGTCTCAGGCTCGCCAGGGAAGCAGGAGAAAAGGGTGGCACATATCCTGCCGTGCTCTGTGCTGCTGATGAAGTGGCAGTGGAACTCTTCCTGTCTCGCCGAATTGGTTTCCTGGATATAGCCAGATTAGTGGAGCAGGTTCTGGAGCACCACCACGGCATAAGCGACCCTTCACTGGATGAAATCATGGCCGCCGACGCCTGGGCCAGGGAA from Chloroflexota bacterium includes the following:
- a CDS encoding 1-deoxy-D-xylulose-5-phosphate reductoisomerase, with product MGGGVKRIAILGSTGSIGQQTLDVGRILNDRFRVFGLGAGRNAQLLAKQIDEFQPQVVSFQGADGEPQRNCPLPSVARAELLSLEEIARHPDVDLVVIATSGKAGLAPTLAAIRARKQIALANKEVLVMAGAIIMAEAKQHGVEIMPVDSEHSAIWQCLRGEHKDEIVQLILTASGGPFLHYPQDRLAAITPDEALKHPTWQMGRKVTIDSATMMNKGMEIIEAHWLFDLPMQRINVLIHPESIVHSMVEFADGSVKAQLSQPDMRLPIQYAMSYPERLFNSQLPRMNWGKPISLHFEQPDTVKFPCLRLAREAGEKGGTYPAVLCAADEVAVELFLSRRIGFLDIARLVEQVLEHHHGISDPSLDEIMAADAWARESAGKWRSK